A stretch of Corynebacterium timonense DNA encodes these proteins:
- the dnaG gene encoding DNA primase: MARGRIPDSDIQAIRERAPIDEIVGEYVQLKPAGHDSLKGLSPFKDEKTPSFHVRPARGYYHCFSTGKGGDVFSFLMEMEQLSFPEAVEAVAEQIGYHINYQGGSTGARDVKPGTRARLLAANKAAHEFYREQLETSEAEPARAFLLGRGFDKDTIYHFECGYAPDGWDTLTKHLLRTGFSVEELQDAGLSSMGRRGPIDKFRRRLLWPIKDVAGNVIGFGARKLFEDDPMGKYMNTQDTMLYHKSKVLFGLDLAKKHIAEGHQAVIVEGYTDVMAMHAAGVKTAVASCGTAFGAEHLAIIRRLMLDDNFFRGELIYTFDGDEAGQKAALRAFEGDQQFTGQSFVAVAPDGMDPCDLRLAKGDTAVRDLVASRVPMLEFVIESLLSAYPLDTAEGRLQALRRTVPVVAGISDRVLQTEYARRLAGWVGWPNPDEVLEQVRAEAKRPKKQKRALRRAAAEEPVNANEPVLILPDPNDPLLWPQREALKLALQYPDAAGDYFDGINPDAFTNPAYRQVRDAITAAGGAAGASEGASWLPQVAGEMATVAGRNFVSELALEEIHADGVDAYADSVLSRLQETRVGDQIAQLKAQLQRMRPSDDEQSYNALFSDLIALEQARRELNDRAFRGA; this comes from the coding sequence ATGGCTAGGGGCAGAATTCCGGATAGTGACATTCAGGCTATCCGCGAGCGGGCGCCGATCGACGAGATCGTCGGCGAGTACGTGCAGCTCAAACCCGCAGGCCACGACTCGCTGAAGGGCTTGAGCCCCTTCAAGGACGAAAAGACCCCCTCGTTTCACGTCCGCCCCGCGCGCGGCTACTACCACTGCTTTTCGACGGGTAAAGGCGGCGACGTCTTCTCCTTCCTCATGGAGATGGAGCAGCTGAGTTTCCCCGAGGCGGTGGAGGCGGTCGCCGAGCAGATCGGCTACCACATCAACTATCAGGGCGGGTCGACCGGCGCGCGCGACGTCAAACCCGGTACCCGCGCCCGGCTGTTGGCGGCGAACAAGGCGGCGCACGAGTTCTACCGCGAGCAGCTGGAGACCTCGGAGGCGGAGCCGGCCCGCGCCTTCCTTCTCGGCCGCGGCTTCGACAAAGACACCATCTACCACTTCGAGTGCGGCTACGCCCCCGACGGCTGGGACACCCTGACCAAGCACCTGCTGCGTACAGGCTTTAGCGTCGAGGAGCTGCAGGACGCGGGGCTGAGCAGCATGGGCAGGCGCGGGCCCATTGACAAGTTCCGCCGCCGCCTGCTGTGGCCCATCAAGGACGTGGCGGGCAACGTCATCGGCTTCGGCGCCCGCAAGCTGTTTGAGGACGACCCGATGGGCAAGTACATGAACACCCAGGACACGATGCTCTACCACAAGAGCAAGGTCCTGTTCGGCCTGGACCTGGCGAAAAAGCACATCGCCGAGGGGCACCAGGCGGTGATCGTGGAGGGCTACACCGACGTCATGGCGATGCACGCGGCCGGGGTGAAAACGGCCGTCGCCTCGTGCGGCACCGCCTTCGGCGCGGAGCACCTGGCCATCATCCGACGCCTCATGCTCGACGACAACTTCTTCCGCGGCGAGCTCATCTACACCTTCGACGGCGACGAGGCGGGGCAGAAGGCCGCGCTGCGCGCCTTCGAGGGGGACCAGCAGTTCACGGGCCAGTCCTTCGTCGCCGTCGCCCCCGACGGCATGGACCCGTGCGACCTGCGTCTGGCCAAGGGCGACACCGCGGTGCGCGACCTCGTGGCGTCCCGGGTGCCCATGCTCGAGTTCGTCATCGAGTCCCTCCTGAGCGCCTACCCGCTCGACACGGCGGAGGGGCGCCTGCAAGCGTTGCGACGCACCGTCCCCGTCGTCGCCGGAATCTCCGACAGGGTCCTACAGACCGAGTACGCGCGCCGCCTCGCCGGCTGGGTCGGCTGGCCGAACCCGGACGAGGTCCTCGAGCAGGTGCGCGCGGAGGCGAAGCGCCCGAAGAAGCAGAAACGCGCGCTGCGCCGCGCGGCAGCGGAGGAGCCGGTCAACGCGAACGAGCCGGTGCTCATCCTGCCCGACCCGAACGACCCGCTGCTGTGGCCCCAGCGCGAGGCCCTGAAGCTCGCCCTGCAGTACCCGGACGCGGCGGGGGACTACTTCGACGGCATCAACCCGGATGCCTTCACCAACCCGGCGTACCGCCAGGTGCGCGATGCGATCACCGCCGCGGGAGGGGCGGCGGGGGCCAGCGAGGGCGCGTCGTGGCTGCCGCAGGTGGCCGGTGAGATGGCCACGGTGGCGGGGCGCAACTTCGTCTCGGAGCTGGCGCTGGAAGAAATCCACGCCGACGGCGTGGACGCCTACGCGGACTCGGTGCTCTCGCGGCTGCAGGAGACGCGGGTGGGAGATCAGATCGCGCAGCTCAAGGCGCAGCTGCAGCGCATGCGCCCGAGCGACGACGAGCAGTCCTACAACGCCCTGTTCTCCGACCTCATTGCCCTCGAGCAGGCGCGCCGCGAACTCAACGACAGGGCGTTCCGGGGGGCGTAG
- a CDS encoding acyl-CoA dehydrogenase family protein has translation MTDTNPSAYTTSGLERSDFLGLDSTLSAEDVAIRDRIRDFGEKHVLPIINEYWERAEFPEEILPALAELGVVGTFIEGYGCPGLTRRQAGLVAREMGRIDGSVNTFFGVHSNLCMGSIYILGSEEQRERWLPAMARLEKTGAFALTEPNHGSDSVSLETSARREGDTWVLNGHKRWIGNGHAGDVIVVYARDEGDGEVKAFVVEKVDGEYPAGYVPEVITGKIGKRAILQGDIVITDVRVPEENRLKNCSSFKDVNKVLAATRGGASYEAVGHAMAAFEIARSYALQREQFGSPLAAFQLVQEKLATMLSDVTHLQLLAHRMAQLQEEGAFTGPMASLIKMTTSRKALAICREARDMMGGNGLLLDNHVARHLTDMEVVSTYEGTDSVQALIVGREITGISAFTAKKSRTSDK, from the coding sequence ATGACCGACACGAACCCCTCCGCCTACACCACGTCCGGCCTCGAGCGCTCCGACTTCCTCGGCCTCGACTCCACCCTGTCCGCCGAGGACGTGGCCATCCGCGACCGCATCCGCGACTTCGGCGAAAAGCACGTCCTGCCCATCATCAACGAATACTGGGAGCGCGCGGAGTTCCCCGAGGAGATCCTTCCGGCGCTCGCGGAGCTCGGCGTCGTGGGCACCTTCATCGAAGGCTACGGCTGTCCCGGCCTGACGCGCCGCCAAGCCGGCCTGGTCGCGCGGGAGATGGGGCGCATCGACGGCTCTGTGAACACCTTCTTCGGCGTGCACTCGAACCTGTGCATGGGCTCGATCTACATCCTCGGCAGCGAGGAGCAGCGCGAGCGGTGGCTGCCCGCGATGGCCCGTCTGGAAAAGACGGGCGCGTTCGCCCTGACCGAGCCGAACCACGGCTCCGACTCCGTCTCGCTGGAGACCTCCGCCCGCCGCGAGGGCGACACCTGGGTGCTCAACGGGCACAAGCGGTGGATCGGCAACGGGCACGCGGGCGACGTCATCGTGGTCTACGCCCGCGACGAAGGCGACGGCGAGGTCAAGGCGTTCGTGGTGGAAAAGGTCGACGGCGAGTACCCGGCGGGCTACGTGCCGGAGGTGATCACCGGCAAGATTGGCAAGCGCGCCATCCTGCAGGGCGACATCGTCATCACCGACGTCCGCGTCCCCGAGGAGAACCGCCTGAAAAACTGCTCCTCCTTCAAGGACGTGAACAAGGTCCTGGCCGCCACTCGCGGCGGCGCGTCCTATGAAGCGGTCGGCCACGCCATGGCGGCCTTCGAGATCGCCCGCTCCTACGCCCTGCAGCGCGAGCAGTTCGGCTCCCCCCTCGCCGCCTTCCAGCTGGTCCAGGAAAAGCTCGCCACTATGCTTTCCGACGTCACCCACCTGCAGCTCCTCGCGCACCGCATGGCGCAGCTGCAGGAGGAAGGCGCCTTCACCGGCCCGATGGCCTCCCTGATCAAGATGACCACCTCCCGCAAAGCGCTCGCGATCTGCCGCGAGGCCCGCGACATGATGGGCGGCAACGGCCTCCTGCTGGACAACCACGTCGCGCGCCACCTCACCGACATGGAAGTTGTGTCCACCTACGAGGGCACCGACTCCGTACAGGCGCTCATCGTCGGCCGCGAAATCACCGGCATCTCCGCCTTCACCGCCAAGAAGTCCCGCACGAGCGACAAGTAA
- a CDS encoding ribonuclease domain-containing protein, which translates to MLPMRLPALIALACVPVCLVACGPEGLAPASGSAGVSACGSLPDEAWDTIRAVEDGGPFPYPEHDDRRFGNYENVLPDEDLGYYREYTVDTPGLNHRGQRRIVTGGGADGDVDEWYYTGDHYESFCEVQY; encoded by the coding sequence ATGCTGCCCATGCGCCTTCCCGCCCTCATCGCCCTCGCCTGCGTGCCCGTCTGCCTCGTCGCCTGCGGGCCCGAGGGGCTGGCCCCCGCCAGCGGCTCCGCCGGCGTTTCTGCGTGCGGCTCGCTTCCCGACGAAGCGTGGGACACCATCCGCGCCGTCGAGGACGGCGGGCCCTTCCCGTACCCCGAACACGACGACCGTCGCTTCGGCAACTACGAAAACGTCCTCCCCGACGAGGACCTGGGCTACTACCGCGAATACACCGTGGACACGCCCGGCCTGAACCACCGCGGGCAGCGCCGCATTGTCACCGGGGGCGGCGCCGACGGCGACGTCGACGAGTGGTACTACACCGGCGACCACTACGAAAGCTTCTGCGAGGTGCAGTACTAG
- a CDS encoding MazG nucleotide pyrophosphohydrolase domain-containing protein: MTILVLDPRWPDMIPLGVASRITGPVEYTSEVPVSVRWALADVTPGGAGGWLVTTDAGDPDVVKRAESEDTIVVPSLADPLAQAEETMRRARERGEWERSMTHESLLAYLEEEAREFAAAVRGGDDAQMRAELSDVFLQVLFHAELARERGAFDLADVAAAFVDKMKSRAPYLFDGSTGLVGLEEQDRLWAEGKRREGAPGAT, encoded by the coding sequence ATGACCATCCTTGTCCTCGATCCGCGCTGGCCCGACATGATCCCGCTGGGGGTGGCCTCACGCATCACCGGGCCGGTGGAGTACACCTCCGAGGTCCCGGTGTCTGTGCGGTGGGCGCTGGCCGATGTCACCCCGGGCGGGGCTGGGGGGTGGCTGGTGACGACGGACGCGGGCGATCCTGACGTCGTGAAGCGAGCGGAGTCCGAGGACACGATCGTGGTGCCGAGCCTTGCGGACCCGCTCGCGCAGGCGGAGGAGACGATGCGCCGCGCGCGTGAGCGGGGAGAATGGGAGCGTTCGATGACGCACGAGTCGCTGCTTGCCTACCTCGAGGAAGAGGCCCGCGAGTTCGCGGCGGCCGTGCGCGGCGGGGACGACGCGCAGATGCGCGCGGAGCTTAGCGACGTCTTCCTGCAGGTGCTTTTCCACGCCGAGCTCGCCCGGGAGCGCGGCGCCTTCGACCTCGCGGACGTCGCGGCGGCCTTCGTGGACAAGATGAAGTCCCGCGCCCCCTATCTTTTCGACGGGAGCACGGGACTCGTGGGCCTCGAGGAGCAGGACCGCCTCTGGGCCGAGGGCAAGCGCCGGGAAGGCGCGCCCGGGGCGACCTAG
- a CDS encoding acetyl-CoA C-acyltransferase: MTNDAYLVSGLRTPVGKYGGILSDIRADDLAATAIKAVVEDAGIDPADVDDVILGNANGAGEDNRNVARMAWLLAGFPDTVPGFTVNRLCASGLNAITVAASLVKAGDADIIVAGGVESMSRAPWVMEKPKKAFASPGAIFDTSIGWRFTNPVFAAQEKLTYSMPETAEEVARVKNISREDADAFAVQSQRRAHEATEAGLFASEIIPITVPQRKAEDIVVTRDEGIRPNTTPEVLATLRPVVEGGTVVTAGNSSALNDGASAIIVCSEAALKKYGLTPRARVVGSATAGLAPHIMGLGPVPATQKLFDKIGWSVDDVDAIELNEAFASQSLACIRDLGLDQERVNAWGGAIALGHPLGSSGCRITITLLNRMEKEGATRGLSTLCIGVGQGQSLAVEAV, from the coding sequence ATGACCAACGACGCCTACCTCGTCTCCGGCCTGCGCACCCCCGTGGGTAAGTACGGCGGGATCCTCTCCGACATCCGCGCCGACGACCTCGCTGCCACCGCCATCAAGGCGGTGGTGGAGGACGCTGGCATCGACCCCGCCGACGTCGACGACGTCATCCTGGGCAACGCGAACGGCGCCGGCGAGGACAACCGCAACGTCGCCCGCATGGCCTGGCTGCTCGCCGGCTTTCCCGACACCGTCCCCGGCTTCACCGTCAACCGCCTGTGCGCCTCCGGCCTCAACGCCATCACGGTAGCGGCGTCCCTGGTCAAAGCGGGCGACGCCGACATCATCGTCGCCGGCGGCGTCGAGTCCATGTCGCGCGCCCCCTGGGTGATGGAGAAGCCGAAGAAGGCCTTCGCCTCCCCCGGCGCGATCTTCGACACCTCGATCGGCTGGCGCTTCACCAACCCGGTCTTCGCCGCGCAGGAGAAGCTCACCTACTCCATGCCGGAGACCGCCGAGGAGGTCGCCCGCGTGAAGAACATCTCGCGCGAAGACGCCGACGCCTTCGCCGTGCAGTCCCAGCGCCGCGCGCACGAGGCCACCGAGGCGGGGCTGTTTGCCTCGGAGATCATCCCGATCACCGTGCCGCAGCGCAAGGCCGAGGACATCGTGGTCACCCGCGACGAGGGCATCCGCCCGAACACCACCCCCGAGGTGCTGGCCACGCTGCGCCCCGTCGTAGAGGGCGGCACCGTGGTCACCGCCGGCAACTCCTCCGCGCTCAACGACGGCGCCTCCGCCATCATCGTCTGCTCTGAGGCGGCCCTGAAGAAGTACGGCCTGACCCCGCGCGCCCGCGTGGTCGGCTCCGCGACGGCGGGCCTGGCGCCCCACATCATGGGGCTGGGACCGGTCCCGGCGACCCAAAAGCTGTTTGACAAGATCGGCTGGAGCGTCGACGACGTCGACGCGATCGAGCTCAACGAGGCCTTCGCCTCGCAGTCGCTGGCGTGCATCCGCGACCTCGGCCTCGACCAGGAGCGCGTCAACGCCTGGGGCGGCGCCATCGCCCTCGGCCACCCGTTGGGTTCCTCGGGCTGCCGCATTACCATCACCCTGCTCAACCGGATGGAAAAGGAGGGGGCAACACGCGGCCTGTCCACGCTGTGCATCGGCGTCGGGCAGGGGCAGTCGCTGGCGGTGGAGGCGGTCTAA